The stretch of DNA AGAATGTATTTTTATTAACACGTTAACTCATATCAAACTTTACGGACAAAGGAAAATTCATATTACACATAATAAAACTTGCTTATATAAGCGAATATAAGTTCGCTTATAAATACATATTTAACAGAAGGAATTAATTTATTTTTATGGATTTACCAGGTTTTGCATTGCTTATAGTAATACTCTTCTTGCAAATTACATTACGAATAGGTCTCTACTTTAGTCATAAAACTACCACTTTTAGAGATTATGCTGTAGGACGTAAAAATTTTGGGTAGTTGTATAAATATATGACGCTAAGTTACTCAAGTCTATTATTGTATTTTTGTTTTGGGAATGAGTATTATATTTATTTTATTTGCATAAATAGTTCTGTTTTTTATCTTTGTTAAAGCCATTATTTACTACATCTACGTTAATTAGTCATTCAGAGCATCTTTACTGTAATGTATTTGCTTGAAAAAATTAACTGTTTTTCATCAAATAAAATAAAACGTACTCAATATCAAATATTTATTTTATCATCTATTTATACGACCATCTATATACCTATTATGCGGAAGTAAGAACCCTTAACAGCACCCCGCCACCTCTAACTTATACCCATTACTTATCCCAATCTTATTAAGATTTCAACAAAATAACTTGTGGACAATACAGTAAAATGGATGTTTTATATAAATTTTGGACCAATATTAAAATTAAATCCACATAATAAATTAAGATATGCACAAAGTTATTAACACCTGGTTTATTTATTTTTTTAGACGCTATAACATATAACCATATCTTAGTTTTAAAAATTATATATTGATGTTGCATCATTTTTAATAAAATAGAATTAGGAAAAAGAAATAAAGTAATAGATGATCACAAATATGAATACACCTTAATACCTAATTATCCACAAATCCACATTTCAATAATAAAATAATTTATTTTTTAAATATTAAAATCTAATAATAGATGTAAGCAAAAAAATGTGGATACAATAAAAAAAGACAACTGCTGAGGTGTAATTTTTTATAAAATTTTTTTTATGACTTATTCTAAAATATTCCGTAGAAATTTTGGTAACCTATTTGCCTATGTATTATATTTGATGAGCATATTGTTGATTAACAATCACTTTTTTAAAATTTAAAAAAAAACATGAATTTTTACTAAAAAGCAACCTGCTATTTTTAGATGTTTGAATATTTTTATTCTATATATGGCTGATTTTATTTCCAAAGATATAGCATTACTTTCTGGAGTTGGACCAGATAAGGCCGAATTGCTTAAAAATGAGCTTCACATAAGTACTTATGAAGATTTATTAAGACATTATCCATTCCGTTACGAAAACAGAACGTATCTATCTACTGTAGCTGAGCTATATGCTGCTGACAATAATAGTCCCTTTGTTTCTTCTGGTGTACAATTACAAGGATGCATTGTACATCTTAAAAAAGTAGAAAAGGGTAAAAAAAGATTAGTAGCTATTTTCAAAGATGAAACCGGTCAAATTGAACTTATATGGTTTCAGAATTTTTCCTGGATCGTAAAAAATATAAAACCCCATATACGTTATAGCGTTTGGTCTAAACTTAATCTTTCACCTAATGGTCAAAGGCAACTTATTCATCCAGAAATTAAAATTTTTGTGAATGGCCAACAGGAATTGTACAGTTATATTCCTGTATACAGTACTACTGAAAAGCTGAGAAAAAGTTATTTAGATTCTAAGGGGATTGTTGGATTACAAAGGAAGTTACTTAATAACCTACATGTCTATGAAACACTTCCATCTTATTTGTTGACTAAATATAAGTTATTTACTCTAGAAAAAGCTTTAAGAGATATTCATTTTCCTACCAATGCAACAGCATTAAGGCATGCGCAAAGAAGACTAAAGTTTGAAGAGCTATTTTACATTCAGCTAAAATTGCTTAAGCTAAGACAGGTTCGCATAGAAAAACAAAGCAGTAAATCTTTCGAGGATTTATCGTTGTTTAATACATTTTATGAAAAACATTTACCTTTTTCCTTAACCAATTCGCAAAAGAGCGTAATTCGGGAGATACATCATGACCTTATTTCTGGGAAACAAATGAATAGGTTATTGCAGGGTGATGTAGGGAGTGGAAAAACCATTGTTGCATTTTTGGCTATGCTTATGGTCATTTCCCAAGGAGCTCAAGTAGCTATTATGGCACCTACCGAAATATTGGCTAAACAACACTTTTCCCGTTTTTATTCTTTTGCCCAGTTGCTGAATTTAAATATTGCTTTGCTTACAGGTAGTACTAAAAAAAAGGAGCGGGAACATACCTTATACAAACTTAAAACTGGAATATTACATATTATAGTAGGCACACATGCATTAATCAGTGAGGGTGTTTCCTTTAAAGAACTTGGTTTCTTTGTAATAGATGAACAGCATCGTTTTGGTGTGGCTCAACGTGCTGGTCTTTTAAGTAAAAATCAAAATTACGTACCGCATATTTTAATTATGACAGCTACGCCTATTCCAAGAACGTTAGCCATGACTTTCTATGGAGACCTAGACGTTTCTACTATTTCTGAACTACCAGCAGGTAGAAGGCCTATTAAAACCCAACATTATTACGAAAACTCCAGATTAAAACTTTTTCAATTTTTAAGAGAACAGATGTCTTTAGGAAGACAAATCTATGTGGTTTATCCCCTAATAGAAGAATCTGCTGTGTTAGATTATAATAATCTAATGGCTGGTTATGAAAGTATCTCTAGGGCCTTTCCGGATGTTCAGATTGGTATCGTGCATGGTAAGATGGATTCATTTTCCAGAGATATGGAAATGCGACGTTTTGAAAAAAATGAAACGACTATTCTAGTTGCTACAACTGTAATAGAAGTGGGTATTAATATACCTAATGCAACAGTAATGGTTATAGAAAGTGCAGAACGATTTGGTTTATCTCAATTGCATCAGTTAAGGGGTAGGGTTGGCCGTGGTAGTGAACAGTCTTATTGCATTTTAATGACGGACTATAAATTAAATAAAATAGGTAAGGCACGCATTGAAACCATGGTTAAAACAACTAATGGCTTTGAAATATCAGAATTAGATCTTAAACTTCGTGGTCCAGGTGATTTGATGGGATTGCAACAAAGTGGGATCCTGAATCTAAAGATTGCCAATTTGTCTACGGATATAAATATTTTAGAGGCGGCACGTGAATCAGCTAGAAAAATTATTCAAGAAGACCCAGATTTCCAATCTGTAGATAACTTGCCAATTTATAAAGAATACACTAGATTAGTCAACAAAGCTGGAGTATGGAGTATGATAGGTTAGAAAAGTTTGTGATGATGTATGTCAAATCATTTTCGCTGATAGGTATCTTTTGCTTGTTATTCCATGGCTTTAATCTTAAAAATTAAACTAAAAAGTTATGTTACTGTATAAAAATTTCTTGGACAAGTTTAGCCATGTTTCATTACTTCGTCAAATAGAACGGTTGTTGGGATGGGATCAACAAACTTATATGCCTGCTGATGCTATTAAAATTCGTTCTAAGCAGATTGCATATATTGCAGGATTGGCCCATACGGAGGCAACCAGCAATGCGTATAAAAAGGCACTAGGTCAGATGATTGACATTGAAACAGAGGAAATTAAACTAGAAGAATTGACTTCCGTTCAAAAAATAAATCTCAGAGAATGGGCTAGAGACTTTAAGCGGATGGTTAAATTACCACAACATTTTATTGAAAAATTCTATACTGTAACCACACAAGCAACAGAGAGCTGGAAAGAGGCAAAACGGTCAAATAATTTTTCATTATTTAGCCCATGGTTTGAGAAAGTTGTAACGCTTAATAGAAAAATGGCGGATTTGTTGGGTTACAAAGATAGCCCTTATGATGCACTTATCGATCTATATGAGCCAGGTGTAACGACGGCTACTTTATCTACTCTTTTTGGTGATCTTGCTCATTTTTTACGTAATCTTGTCAAAAAAACGAATGGCAAAGATAGCCCCTATATCTCTTATTTTAAACATGATTTTGTCTGGGAAGACCAAATGCAACTAAATCATTTTCTTTTGGAACTAATGGGTATTAGTAAGAAAAATGCTAGGTTGGATCTTGCTATACATCCCTTTTGTAGTGGCATACACCCATCTGACGTAAGAATGACGACCAATTTAGATGGAGGACTATTGGAAAATATTTTTGCTGTATTACACGAAGGAGGTCATGCACTTTATGAATTAGGACTTCCTCAAGAAGAATGGGCCACTCCTTCCGGTCAAGCTGTTTCCATGGGATTGCATGAAAGTCAATCTAGGTGGTGGGAAGTTATGATTGGTCAATCTCTTCCGTTTTGGAAATACGTATATCCTAAATTACAAGCACAATTTAAGCAAATTAGAAATCTATCTCTGTTAGAATTTTACAGCCATATAAACCATGTTCAACCTTCCTATATCCGTATTTATGCCGATGAAGTTACTTATCCATTGCATGTTATTCTAAGATTTGAAATAGAAAAACAGTTAATTGAAGGAAGTATTACTGTAGCAGATGTCCCAAATATGTGGAATGGTAAAATGCAAGATCTATTGGGTATTACACCTAAAAACGATACAGAAGGCTGCTTGCAAGATATTCATTGGTCTGGAGGTTCTTTCGGCTATTTCCCAACTTATGCCTTAGGAAATATCTATGCTGCACAATATTTTGAAACCTTTGCTCATACTTTCCCTGACTGGGAAACAAAAGTAGCCAATGGTTCATTGGGATTTATTAAAGATTGGTTGCGAGAACATATTCATAAATTTGGTAGAATGTATAATTCAGAGGAAAGTTTAAAACGAGTTACAGGTCGTTCCATATCCGTACAACCATATAAAGACTATATAACGAAAAAATATAACCAGATTCTTATTTAACCTATAACTTGAAAATTATTAACTGATGTTACGTACAGATGTAAAGAGAACATGTAATTGCATGGTGGATGAATTATTCAGTACATTAACATGAAACAGTTCTTTTTGTATTTATACTAGAAATCAACAATTATGATTAATAGATAAAATCTAGTACATAACATCAGTTAGTAAAAAAAGAAAATAAAGCCACGTTATTCCAATAGTTTAGAAAAAATATTCTTTATATACGCAAGACAATGACAATATCCCCACTACCACAATACTATAATTTTCTAGAACGTGAAAAACATTGGCAGGATTTTTGGATCAAGAAAAATGTATATGCTTGGGATCCAAAATCTTCTCGAGAAGATACCTTTGTGGTAGATACACCTCCTCCTACCGTCTCTGGTAATCTACACATAGGCCATGCTTGTAGCTATACCCAAGCGGATTTTATAGTCCGTTTTCAGCGTATGTTGGGAAAAAATATTTTTTATCCAATAGGATTTGATGATAATGGTTTGCCTACAGAACGTTTGGTTGAAAAGCAAAAAAATGTTCGGGCTACTAATCTAAGTAGAGAAGATTTTATAGCACTGTGTCAAGAAGTCGTTGCTGTTGAAGAGGAGAAATTTAGAGTTCTTTTTAAAAGTATGGCTCTTTCCGTTGATTGGGCACTAGAATACCAAACCATCAGTCCACCATCTCGTAAGCTATCACAAATGTCTTTTTTAGATCTGCTTGCAAAAGGAGAAATATACCGGAGTGAACAACCCATGTTGTGGGATCCGGTAGATGGAACTGCGCTAGCACAGGCAGATATTGAAGATAAGGAGAGAGATTCCTATATGAATGACATTATTTTCCATCATGAGCCTACACATGAACCTTTGCATATAGCTACTACTAGACCTGAGCTTTTACCAGCTTGTGTAGCCCTATTCTTTCATCCAGATGATGCCCGATATCAACACCTATTACATAGCTATGCCATTACCCCTCTATTTAATATACGTGTGCCTATACGAGCAGATAGCCTAGTCCAACCAGATAAAGGAACAGGATTGGTTATGTGTTGTACATTTGGAGATCAAACGGACATCTTATGGTGGAAGAAACACCAGCTTCCTACTAAAATTATACTTAATAAACAGGGTATCATTACAGCCGACCATGCTGGTCCAATTAAAGGACTTAAGGTAACAGCAGCACGCGCAACAATTATAGAACGATTAAAAGAGGAATCTTTATTGGTTAAGCAAACCAAGATTACACAATTTGTAAAATGTGCAGAACGATCTGGAGCCCCCTTAGAAATCCTTACTACCCCTCAATGGTTTATACGAACCTTGGAGCATAAAGAAGCACTTTTGACTAAGACCAATGAGCTACAATGGCATCCTGCTTCTATGAAGCATAGACTCGATACATGGATAAATGGTATTTCTTGGGATTGGTGTATCAGCCGCCAACGCTATTTTGGTGTTCCTTTTCCTGTTTGGTATGCTAAACGCAGTGGCGAAGAGGGTAAGATTTTATTGCCAACTATAGATCAATTACCCGTAAATCCTTTGATAGACTTGCCAATAGGTTATACAAAAGAGGAAGTAGAACCAGACTATGATGTGATGGATACCTGGGCAACGAGTAGTATTTCTCCGCAGCTTTCTAGTCAAGCCATTAGCAATAATTTTAGCATAGACTATAAAAGACATAGTCAGTTATTTCCAATGGATTTACGTCCTCAGGCCCATGAAATCATACGTACTTGGGCTTTTTATACATTACTCAAAGCACATCTCCATGAAGATCGTTTACCTTGGAAAAATATAATGATCAATGGCTGGTGTTTGGCTCCAGATAGAGATAAAATGTCAAAATCAAAGGGGAATATTATTGCCCCAGAAACACTTTTACATCAATATGGTGCAGATGTAATACGTTATTGGTCTGCTAGTGCCCGTTTAGGAGCAGACACATGTTATTGTGAAAATGTAATGAAAAATGGCAAGCGACTTATAACCAAATTATGGAATGCTGGTAAGTTTATTGCACAACACTTTCCTAAAATAGACCATGGGGTACGCATCATTTCACTCTCAGCGTGCCAGGAAAAGATTACACATACACTAGATAAATGGCTTTTGCATTTCCTAGCCATATTGGTAGAAGAAGTACGAACCGATCTATTAGCCTATGGCTATACAGAAGCATTAGAACGTATAGAAAAGTTCTTCTGGTCTGTTTTTTGTGATGATTACCTTGAGATGAGTAAATCTAGAGCCTACAATGAAGATCATGTCAACGATTCAGGTCAGTGGAGTGCTATTCTAACACTTTACCATACCTTTTATTGTCTCTTGCAACTTTTTGCACCCATTTTACCACATATTACGGAAGAGCTTGCTCAGCGTCTCTATCCTCATAAAGAATCTATCCATACAAGGGGGAGTTGGCCTAGTTTGCAGTTTAACAGTGGATTAAGCAGTGATCAAGTAAACCAAGTTGATCAACTTAGAGAAGTTATGAATTTGGTTAGAAAAGCCAAAGCAGATCATAAATTATCTATAAAAGCGCCTATTCAATTACTGACTATTAGTGGTAGCAGTTTAACAGAAGATTTATTACAAGATCTTAAAACAGTCTCTTCTGCAAGAGAGATTCTATTTGCAACAACATTAGATGATCCATATTTTCAGGTAAAAGGGAAGCAGTGTTCCATATCTGTGCAGTTTGAGTAAAGTAACAGAATGATTTTTGTAAAAAACATCATCTTTATCAGGTAGATCAAGTAATACATTGCTTTATCAGGTAGATCAGCCATACATTGCGTACATGAATAGGGCATTACCATAAGATTTTAGAAAGAAATGAAGAAAGTTGCTTTTCATACATTAGGTTGTAAGTTGAATTTTGCGGAAACATCAGCCATTGGTCGTTTGTTTACAGAACAAGGATTTGTTTCTGTAGAACTGGAACAGCGTCCTCATATTTTTGTGATCAATACTTGTTCTGTGACAGAAAATGCAGATAATAAATGTGCAAAAATTGTCCGAGATGCGCTTAAAGTTTCTCCTGAAGCCTTTGTAATTGTAATAGGGTGTTATGCACAACTTAAGCCAGAAAAAATAGCTCAAATAGATGGTGTTGATGCTGTATTGGGTACCAATGAAAAGTTTAAGTTACTTGATTTAATTACCGATTTTAAGAAAAAACAAGCCAATGAACTG from Cardinium endosymbiont of Culicoides punctatus encodes:
- the recG gene encoding ATP-dependent DNA helicase RecG, which encodes MADFISKDIALLSGVGPDKAELLKNELHISTYEDLLRHYPFRYENRTYLSTVAELYAADNNSPFVSSGVQLQGCIVHLKKVEKGKKRLVAIFKDETGQIELIWFQNFSWIVKNIKPHIRYSVWSKLNLSPNGQRQLIHPEIKIFVNGQQELYSYIPVYSTTEKLRKSYLDSKGIVGLQRKLLNNLHVYETLPSYLLTKYKLFTLEKALRDIHFPTNATALRHAQRRLKFEELFYIQLKLLKLRQVRIEKQSSKSFEDLSLFNTFYEKHLPFSLTNSQKSVIREIHHDLISGKQMNRLLQGDVGSGKTIVAFLAMLMVISQGAQVAIMAPTEILAKQHFSRFYSFAQLLNLNIALLTGSTKKKEREHTLYKLKTGILHIIVGTHALISEGVSFKELGFFVIDEQHRFGVAQRAGLLSKNQNYVPHILIMTATPIPRTLAMTFYGDLDVSTISELPAGRRPIKTQHYYENSRLKLFQFLREQMSLGRQIYVVYPLIEESAVLDYNNLMAGYESISRAFPDVQIGIVHGKMDSFSRDMEMRRFEKNETTILVATTVIEVGINIPNATVMVIESAERFGLSQLHQLRGRVGRGSEQSYCILMTDYKLNKIGKARIETMVKTTNGFEISELDLKLRGPGDLMGLQQSGILNLKIANLSTDINILEAARESARKIIQEDPDFQSVDNLPIYKEYTRLVNKAGVWSMIG
- a CDS encoding carboxypeptidase M32; amino-acid sequence: MDKFSHVSLLRQIERLLGWDQQTYMPADAIKIRSKQIAYIAGLAHTEATSNAYKKALGQMIDIETEEIKLEELTSVQKINLREWARDFKRMVKLPQHFIEKFYTVTTQATESWKEAKRSNNFSLFSPWFEKVVTLNRKMADLLGYKDSPYDALIDLYEPGVTTATLSTLFGDLAHFLRNLVKKTNGKDSPYISYFKHDFVWEDQMQLNHFLLELMGISKKNARLDLAIHPFCSGIHPSDVRMTTNLDGGLLENIFAVLHEGGHALYELGLPQEEWATPSGQAVSMGLHESQSRWWEVMIGQSLPFWKYVYPKLQAQFKQIRNLSLLEFYSHINHVQPSYIRIYADEVTYPLHVILRFEIEKQLIEGSITVADVPNMWNGKMQDLLGITPKNDTEGCLQDIHWSGGSFGYFPTYALGNIYAAQYFETFAHTFPDWETKVANGSLGFIKDWLREHIHKFGRMYNSEESLKRVTGRSISVQPYKDYITKKYNQILI
- a CDS encoding valine--tRNA ligase, whose amino-acid sequence is MTISPLPQYYNFLEREKHWQDFWIKKNVYAWDPKSSREDTFVVDTPPPTVSGNLHIGHACSYTQADFIVRFQRMLGKNIFYPIGFDDNGLPTERLVEKQKNVRATNLSREDFIALCQEVVAVEEEKFRVLFKSMALSVDWALEYQTISPPSRKLSQMSFLDLLAKGEIYRSEQPMLWDPVDGTALAQADIEDKERDSYMNDIIFHHEPTHEPLHIATTRPELLPACVALFFHPDDARYQHLLHSYAITPLFNIRVPIRADSLVQPDKGTGLVMCCTFGDQTDILWWKKHQLPTKIILNKQGIITADHAGPIKGLKVTAARATIIERLKEESLLVKQTKITQFVKCAERSGAPLEILTTPQWFIRTLEHKEALLTKTNELQWHPASMKHRLDTWINGISWDWCISRQRYFGVPFPVWYAKRSGEEGKILLPTIDQLPVNPLIDLPIGYTKEEVEPDYDVMDTWATSSISPQLSSQAISNNFSIDYKRHSQLFPMDLRPQAHEIIRTWAFYTLLKAHLHEDRLPWKNIMINGWCLAPDRDKMSKSKGNIIAPETLLHQYGADVIRYWSASARLGADTCYCENVMKNGKRLITKLWNAGKFIAQHFPKIDHGVRIISLSACQEKITHTLDKWLLHFLAILVEEVRTDLLAYGYTEALERIEKFFWSVFCDDYLEMSKSRAYNEDHVNDSGQWSAILTLYHTFYCLLQLFAPILPHITEELAQRLYPHKESIHTRGSWPSLQFNSGLSSDQVNQVDQLREVMNLVRKAKADHKLSIKAPIQLLTISGSSLTEDLLQDLKTVSSAREILFATTLDDPYFQVKGKQCSISVQFE